From a region of the Panicum virgatum strain AP13 chromosome 2K, P.virgatum_v5, whole genome shotgun sequence genome:
- the LOC120667048 gene encoding uncharacterized aarF domain-containing protein kinase At5g05200, chloroplastic-like, translated as MAAAARAASAARSPLLVHHHRRRQVPSGGGGSLRVGGAGRGREEGRRRARVGVRVRVFARYSQAQDFSTGFQDRVGELPKLVEDLLQTSISTGPRGAFRMAQGIQAVLGVGGEWLNDLSKTANASAGIPAQMQLGLLSPLYLRRLFERMGATYIKLGQFIASAPTLFPAEYVEEFQNCFDRAPAVPYDVIQSILREELQRPLYSIYEYIDPVPIASASIAQVHGARLKSSQKDVVIKVLKPGIEDTLVADLNFIFVVARVLEFLNPELQRTSLVGIIKDIKESMLEEVDFRKEAANIQAFQGYIDAMGFDRQAKAPFVYQHCSTKRVLTMERLYGVPLTDLDSIRSLVPDPELTLVTALNVWFGSLISCESFHADVHAGNLWLLRDGRIGFIDFGIVGRISPRTWAAMEVFLASFATEDYDAMASALSEMGATGNDINIDEFAKDLRKIFSSIQDLDTEIIVATARGPDATEVSANVVLDERQMNALFLDLVRVGESYGLKFPREFALLMKQLLYFDRYTRLLAPSMNMLRDERINISTNRQPRRTDLFQ; from the exons atggcggcggccgcgagggcCGCTTCCGCTGCGCGCTCCCCTCTCCtcgtccaccaccaccgccgccgccag GTGCCGTCCGGCGGGGGAGGCTCGCTCCGGGTGGGCGGGGCCGGGCGCGGgcgggaggaggggcggaggcGGGCCCGGGTCGGGGTCAGGGTCAGGGTCTTCGCGCGCTACTCCCAGGCCCAGGACTTCTCCACGGGCTTCCAAG ATAGAGTTGGGGAGTTGCCTAAATTGGTGGAGGACCTTCTCCAGACGTCGATTAGCACAGGGCCCCGAGGTGCTTTCAGGATGGCACAAGGGATCCAAGCTGTGCTTGGGGTTGGTGGGGAGTGGCTGAATGACCTCTCAAAG ACTGCTAACGCATCAGCAGGTATTCCAGCTCAGATGCAGCTTGGTTTGCTTTCTCCTCTTTACCTTAGGAGGCTTTTTGAGCGCATGGGTGCAACTTATATCAAGCTAGGCCAG TTCATAGCATCTGCACCAACTTTGTTTCCTGCAGAATACGTCGAGGAATTCCAGAACTGCTTTGACCGAGCACCAGCTGTACCTTATGATGTGATTCAGTCAATATTGCGTGAGGAGTTGCAGCGACCATTGTATAGTATATATGAATACATTGATCCGGTGCCAATAGCTTCTGCCTCAATAGCACAG GTTCATGGGGCTAGACTGAAGAGTTCTCAGAAGGATGTGGTGATTAAAGTTCTAAAGCCCGGTATTGAAGACACTTTGGTTGCTGATCTGAATTTTATCTTTGTTGTTGCGCGAGTTTTGGAGTTCTTGAACCCTGAGCTACAGAGGACATCATTG gtAGGCATTATCAAGGATATAAAGGAATCAATGCTTGAAGAAGTTGATTTTAGAAAAGAGGCTGCAAATATTCAGGCTTTTCAGGGATACATAGATGCTATGGGATTTGACAGGCAGGCAAAAGCCCCATTTGTGTATCAGCACTGTAGCACAAAACGTGTGTTGACTATGGAAAGATTGTATGGAGTTCCACTTACTGACCTTGATTCTATAAGATCTCTTGTTCCGGATCCTGAGTTGACTTTAGTCACTGCCCTTAATGTCTG GTTTGGAAGCTTGATTTCATGTGAATCCTTCCATGCTGATGTGCATGCTGGGAACTTATGGTTGCTCCGTGATGGGCGAATCGGTTTCATTGATTTCG GTATTGTTGGTCGCATATCTCCAAGGACTTGGGCTGCTATGGAGGTCTTTTTGGCTTCTTTTGCAACTGAGGACTATGATGCTATGGCCTCTGCCCTTTCTGAAATGGGTGCTACAGGGAATGATATAAATATTGATGAATTTGCAAAGGACCTGCGAAAGATATTCTCATCCATACAG GACTTGGATACTGAAATCATAGTCGCAACAGCAAGAGGTCCTGATGCTACAGAAGTATCTGCTAATGTTGTCCTTGACGAGAGACAGATGAATGCTCTATTTCTTGATCTG GTGAGGGTCGGTGAGTCTTATGGGCTGAAATTTCCTCGGGAATTTGCTCTTCTCATGAAGCAGCTACTGTATTTTGATCGCTACACAAGGTTGTTGGCTCCCAGCATGAACATGCTTCGAGATGAGAGAATCAACATCTCGACCAATCGACAACCCAGAAGAACAGATCTGTTTCAATGA
- the LOC120667054 gene encoding glycerol-3-phosphate dehydrogenase [NAD(+)], chloroplastic-like — MAAAAPFLPPVPTPRPRLAAAVRRPPPIFTGAANAVPPPEDEDSSDDDDGDATAPRRSARKDRRRAVRVAWEKLVRWSRSWRRRNRSDVLETTRKVVVLGGGSFGTAMAAHVAAKKADLEVSMLLRDDLVCRSINNSHINCKYLPEHRLPENIVATTSAADALAGADFCFHAVPVQFSSSFLEGISTHVDPKLPFISLSKGLELNTLRTMSKIIPRALGNRRQPFIVLSGPSFAVELMNKLPTAMVVASKDKKLASSVQQLLASPNLRISTSSDVTGVEIAGALKNVLAIAAGIVEGMNLGNNCMAALVAQGCSEIRWLATKMGAKPTTLSGLSGSGDIMLTCFVNLSRNRSVGLRLGSGEKLDEIMSSMNQVAEGVSTAGAVIALAQKYNVKMPVLTAVARIIDNELTPKKAVMELMNLPQVEEV, encoded by the exons atggccgccgccgcccccttcctccctccagTCCCGACTCCACgcccccgcctcgccgctgccgtccgccgccctcctcccatCTTCACGGGCGCCGCCAATGCCGTGCCCCCGCCGGAGGACGAGGActccagcgacgacgacgacggcgacgccaccgcgccgcgcaGGAGCGCCCGCAAGGACCGTCGCCGCGCGGTGCGCGTCGCGTGGGAGAAGCTGGTCCGCTGGTCCCGCTCCTGGCGCCGCCGCAACCGCAGCGACGTCCTGGAGACCACGCGCAAG GTGGTGGTTCTCGGGGGAGGGTCGTTCGggacggccatggcggcgcacgTGGCGGCTAAGAAGGCCGACCTCGAGGTGTCCATGCTGCTCAGGGATGACCTCGTCTGCCGGTCCATCAACAACAGCCATATCAATTG CAAATACTTACCAGAACACAGATTGCCAGAAAATATTGTTGCAACAACAAGTGCTGCTGATGCTTTAGCAGGAGCTGATTTCTGCTTCCATGCTGTTCCGGTTCAG TTCAGTTCATCCTTTCTTGAAGGTATTTCAACACATGTTGATCCAAAGTTGCCATTCATATCACTTAGCAAAGGGCTGGAACTCAATACCCTTCGGACAATGTCTAAAATCATCCCACGAGCATTGGGAAATCGACGCCAACCATTTATTGTTCTATCAGGACCTTCTTTTGCAGTAGAACTAATGAACAAACTGCCTACAG CAATGGTGGTGGCATCTAAAGACAAAAAGTTGGCAAGTTCTGTTCAGCAGCTATTAGCTTCCCCAAATTTGAGGATAAGCACGTCAAG TGATGTTACAGGAGTGGAAATTGCAGGTGCGCTGAAGAATGTTCTTGCAATAGCAGCAGGTATTGTAGAAGGCATGAATCTTGGGAATAATTGTATGGCTGCCCTTGTTGCTCAAGGTTGTTCCGAAATACGATGGTTGGCAACAAAG ATGGGAGCGAAGCCAACAACTCTTTCTGGTTTGTCTGGGTCGGGTGACATCATGCTTACATGTTTTGTCAATCTTTCAAGGAATAGAAGTGTGGGACTGCGTCTTGGTTCAGGAGAAAAACTTGATGAAATTATGAGTTCTATGAATCAG GTTGCTGAAGGTGTATCAACTGCTGGGGCTGTGATTGCATTAGCTCAGAAGTACAATGTCAAAATGCCAGTCCTGACTGCAGTGGCGCGGATAATTGATAATGAGTTGACTCCGAAGAAGGCGGTTATGGAGTTGATGAATCTTCCTCAG GTTGAGGAAGTCTGA
- the LOC120695103 gene encoding uncharacterized protein LOC120695103, with protein MDNVVEPAIRIVKKSKKAAGSRLKNSMVVVNDAPEEVEADTVEEEELELPADSDAEGGVRLNFKSFMPEDLNNPIFKLGMTFPSAEIVRNAVTECNLRHMVDLKMPRNDQRRIGAHCAEGCPWNLYVSKDSRTKNFVVKRYVPEHNCRRERALRRCTVAWLGQKYLDSFRADPKMTLGNFGRIVQKEWNLIPSRSKLCRARSVALRQIYGDEVAQYNHLWDYGQEVRRSNPGSTFYLGLGDGHFSHLYISLDACKRGFLTGCRHVICLDGCHIKTKFGGQLLTAVGVDPNDCIFPIAYAAVEVESKATWKWFLETLKQDLNI; from the coding sequence ATGGACAATGTGGTTGAGCCAGCTATTAGGATAgtgaagaagagcaagaaggCAGCAGGAAGTAGGTTAAAGAATTCCATGGTAGTGGTGAATGATGCCCCTGAGGAAGTAGAAGCTGATACAGTTGAAGAAGAAGAGTTGGAACTGCCTGCTGATAGTGATGCAGAAGGTGGAGTTAGACTAAATTTTAAGAGCTTTATGCCTGAAGATCTCAACAATCCAATATTCAAGCTTGGTATGACTTTTCCTTCAGCTGAGATAGTGAGGAATGCTGTGACAGAATGCAACCTGAGACATATGGTGGATCTGAAAATGCCAAGGAATGACCAGAGAAGGATTGGTGCTCATTGTGCAGAAGGATGCCCTTGGAATCTCTATGTCTCAAAGGACAGCAGAACAAAGAATTTCGTAGTGAAGAGATATGTTCCAGAACATAATTGCAGGAGAGAGCGGGCTCTGAGGAGATGCACTGTAGCTTGGCTTGGTCAGAAGTACTTGGACAGTTTCAGAGCTGACCCAAAGATGACATTAGGGAATTTTGGTAGAATTGTGCAGAAAGAGTGGAATCTAATACCATCTAGGAGCAAGCTTTGCAGGGCAAGAAGCGTGGCACTGCGACAAATATATGGTGATGAAGTGGCCCAGTACAATCATCTCTGGGACTACGGACAAGAGGTAAGGAGATCAAATCCAGGCAGCACATTCTACCTTGGTTTAGGTGATGGACATTTCAGCCATCTCTATATTTCTCTAGATGCTTGCAAGAGAGGGTTCCTAACTGGATGCAGACATGTGATATGCTTGGATGGATGTCACATAAAAACCAAGTTTGGAGGCCAACTACTAACTGCTGTAGGTGTTGACCCAAATGATTGCATATTTCCAATAGCATATGCAGCTGTTGAAGTGGAGTCCAAGGCTACTTGGAAATGGTTTTTAGAAACTTTGAAACAAGACTTGAACATCTAG